One Chlorobaculum limnaeum genomic window carries:
- the lpxK gene encoding tetraacyldisaccharide 4'-kinase produces MPGSAAILLRPIGALYGMAMRLRNRLYDRGVFKSWRSPIPVVSVGNITTGGTGKTPLVDWIVKFYETSGVATAIVSRGYGRWTKGVQLVSDGKRILLGSRDAGDETAMLAARNPSTIVIVAEQRVEGVQFLMRQFADRLPGVIVLDDAFQHRKIGRDLDIVVVNASAPRELDVMLPAGRLREPLRGLLRADVIILGKITDQIKAAPLLARLKEYGKPVLRSKIKPGKLMKVDTSESGGVEPSLKALAFAGIGAPAGFLHSLDEAGISVMATKFFRDHEPYTEAAIRSIIGEAKRQALVPVTTEKDWFRIADDPALARMLAEAGCRYLTIEPEFPDGAKELERRLMGVVKR; encoded by the coding sequence ATGCCCGGTAGCGCCGCCATCCTCCTGCGACCCATCGGCGCGCTCTACGGCATGGCGATGCGTCTGCGCAACCGGCTCTACGACCGGGGCGTTTTCAAGAGCTGGCGCTCTCCGATTCCGGTGGTTTCGGTGGGCAACATCACCACCGGCGGCACCGGCAAGACGCCGCTCGTGGACTGGATCGTCAAATTCTACGAAACGTCGGGTGTCGCCACAGCCATCGTGTCGCGAGGCTACGGACGCTGGACGAAGGGCGTGCAGCTCGTCTCGGATGGCAAGCGGATTCTGCTCGGCAGCCGTGACGCGGGTGACGAAACCGCGATGCTCGCCGCGCGAAATCCCTCCACTATCGTGATCGTGGCCGAGCAGCGCGTCGAAGGAGTGCAATTTCTGATGCGCCAGTTCGCCGACCGCCTGCCCGGCGTGATCGTGCTCGACGACGCCTTCCAGCACCGCAAAATCGGGCGAGACCTCGACATCGTCGTCGTCAACGCCAGCGCTCCGCGGGAGCTGGATGTGATGCTCCCCGCCGGTCGGTTGCGCGAACCGCTGCGGGGATTGCTGCGAGCTGACGTGATTATCCTCGGCAAAATCACCGACCAGATCAAAGCCGCGCCGCTGCTCGCCCGCCTCAAAGAGTACGGCAAGCCGGTGCTCCGTTCGAAGATCAAACCGGGAAAACTAATGAAGGTGGATACGTCGGAGAGCGGCGGTGTCGAGCCATCGCTGAAAGCGCTCGCCTTCGCGGGCATCGGCGCTCCGGCGGGCTTCCTGCACAGCCTCGACGAGGCGGGAATAAGCGTCATGGCGACAAAGTTCTTCCGCGACCACGAACCCTACACGGAGGCGGCGATTCGCTCGATCATCGGCGAAGCGAAGCGGCAAGCCCTCGTACCGGTCACGACGGAGAAAGACTGGTTCCGCATCGCGGACGACCCGGCGCTTGCCAGAATGCTCGCGGAGGCTGGATGCCGCTATCTGACGATTGAGCCAGAGTTTCCGGACGGCGCGAAGGAGCTGGAGAGGCGGCTGATGGGGGTGGTGAAACGCTGA
- the purD gene encoding phosphoribosylamine--glycine ligase → MNVLIIGSGAREHAMAWAVARSSKVSTVLVAPGNGGTATMGGKVRNAPVKATDIDALLDLVARESIGLTVVGPEQPLEAGIVNRFRAAGLKVVGPTAEAARLETSKVFAKEFMKRHDIPTASYEVFRDHASARAYLEACGSFPQVIKASGLCAGKGVVVAMTREEALGAIHEFFESRIFGEAADEVVIEFFLTGQEASVFALTDGRDYRLFLSAQDHKRIGEGDTGKNTGGMGAYAPAPLVTPEVMQRVEELVIRPTLAGMKADGYAYTGFLYVGLMIDNGVPSVVEFNARLGDPETQVVLPMLKSDLFDALLASVDGGLETVPFEMQEGAAATVVMASAGYPDAYETGKAITIDPAVNDLEGVLVFHAGTLREGDALLTSGGRVLSVTACAASLKEALDRAYRAVAAIGFEGAYCRRDIGAKAL, encoded by the coding sequence ATGAACGTTCTGATCATTGGAAGCGGCGCCAGGGAACATGCCATGGCCTGGGCCGTCGCGCGCAGCAGCAAGGTTTCAACCGTTCTGGTGGCTCCCGGCAACGGCGGCACGGCCACGATGGGCGGCAAGGTGCGCAACGCGCCGGTCAAGGCGACCGACATCGACGCGCTGCTCGATCTCGTCGCCAGAGAGTCGATCGGCCTGACGGTGGTCGGTCCGGAGCAGCCGCTCGAAGCGGGCATCGTCAACCGGTTCCGCGCGGCGGGGCTGAAGGTGGTCGGCCCGACCGCCGAGGCGGCGCGTCTCGAAACGAGCAAGGTGTTCGCCAAGGAGTTCATGAAGCGCCACGACATTCCGACCGCCAGTTACGAGGTGTTCCGCGATCACGCCTCCGCCAGAGCGTACCTCGAAGCGTGCGGTTCGTTTCCGCAGGTGATCAAAGCCAGCGGCCTCTGCGCGGGCAAGGGGGTCGTCGTCGCGATGACTCGCGAGGAGGCTCTCGGGGCGATCCACGAGTTTTTCGAGTCGCGTATCTTTGGCGAAGCCGCCGACGAGGTGGTGATCGAATTCTTCCTCACCGGCCAGGAGGCGAGCGTTTTCGCCCTGACCGATGGTCGCGACTATCGCCTCTTCCTCTCCGCGCAGGATCACAAGCGCATCGGCGAGGGGGATACCGGCAAGAATACCGGTGGCATGGGCGCTTACGCACCGGCTCCGCTCGTAACGCCAGAGGTGATGCAGCGGGTCGAGGAGCTGGTCATTCGTCCGACCCTCGCCGGAATGAAGGCCGACGGTTACGCCTATACCGGCTTTCTCTACGTCGGCCTCATGATCGACAATGGTGTGCCGTCGGTGGTCGAGTTCAACGCTCGTCTCGGCGATCCCGAAACGCAGGTGGTGCTGCCGATGCTGAAGAGCGACCTCTTCGACGCGCTGCTTGCAAGCGTCGATGGTGGACTCGAAACGGTACCGTTCGAGATGCAAGAGGGGGCCGCCGCGACGGTGGTGATGGCTTCGGCGGGCTATCCCGATGCGTACGAGACCGGCAAGGCGATCACCATCGATCCGGCGGTGAACGATCTGGAGGGGGTGCTCGTTTTCCATGCCGGTACGCTTCGCGAGGGCGATGCTCTCCTGACCTCTGGTGGCCGCGTGCTTTCGGTGACGGCTTGCGCCGCATCGCTGAAGGAGGCGCTCGACCGGGCCTATCGCGCGGTGGCCGCCATCGGATTCGAGGGGGCATATTGCCGCAGGGACATTGGCGCAAAGGCGCTCTGA
- the carB gene encoding carbamoyl-phosphate synthase large subunit, translating to MPKRQDIKSILVIGAGPIVIGQACEFDYSGTQACRALKEDGYRVILVNSNPATIMTDIELADATYIEPITPYYVTKIIEKEKPDALLPTMGGQTALNTAVKLAESGVLERHGVELIGAKFRAIRKAENREFFSDAMKKLGLEMAKGFFVRNEKEAKDALDEIGLPIVIRPSFTLGGTGGGFAETKADYYDAVRRGLAESPIGEVLVEECLNGWKEYELEVIRDLADNVIIVCSIENVDPMGVHTGDSITVAPAQTLTDRQYQELRDASIRIIREIGVETGGSNIQFAINPKNGRIVVIEMNPRVSRSSALASKATGFPIAKVAAKLAVGYTLDEITNDITKSTPASFEPSIDYTVVKVPRWDFEKFKNVDARLGVQMKSVGEVMAFGRNFREALQKSLRGLEIGRAGLGCDGKDIMNVIDMTQQQRKFAKEDLLEKIKIPKADRMFYLRYAFQAGATVEEVQQSTGIDPWFLDNIRQIVAFEDELRQMAAESEA from the coding sequence GTGCCAAAACGTCAGGATATCAAGTCCATACTGGTGATTGGAGCCGGGCCGATCGTGATCGGGCAGGCGTGTGAATTCGATTATTCGGGAACCCAGGCGTGCCGCGCCCTGAAGGAGGATGGCTACCGTGTCATTCTCGTCAACAGCAATCCCGCCACGATCATGACCGATATCGAGCTGGCCGACGCCACCTATATCGAGCCGATCACTCCCTACTACGTCACCAAGATCATCGAGAAGGAGAAGCCGGATGCGCTGCTGCCGACCATGGGTGGCCAGACCGCGCTGAACACGGCGGTGAAGCTCGCCGAGTCGGGCGTGCTCGAGCGCCACGGCGTCGAGCTGATCGGCGCGAAGTTCCGCGCCATCCGAAAGGCCGAGAACCGCGAGTTCTTCAGCGACGCCATGAAAAAGCTCGGCCTCGAAATGGCCAAGGGCTTCTTCGTTCGCAACGAAAAAGAGGCGAAGGATGCGCTCGACGAGATCGGCCTGCCTATCGTCATCCGCCCCTCCTTCACGCTCGGCGGCACGGGCGGCGGTTTTGCCGAAACCAAGGCGGACTACTACGACGCAGTGCGCCGCGGTCTGGCCGAAAGCCCGATTGGCGAGGTGCTGGTCGAGGAGTGCCTGAACGGCTGGAAGGAGTACGAGCTTGAGGTCATCCGCGATCTTGCCGACAACGTCATTATCGTTTGCTCCATCGAGAACGTCGATCCAATGGGTGTGCACACCGGTGACAGCATCACGGTCGCGCCCGCGCAGACGCTCACCGACCGGCAGTACCAGGAGCTGCGCGACGCCTCGATCAGGATCATCCGCGAAATCGGCGTCGAGACCGGCGGCAGCAACATCCAGTTCGCCATCAATCCGAAGAATGGCCGAATCGTTGTCATCGAGATGAATCCGCGCGTGTCGCGAAGCTCGGCGCTCGCCTCGAAGGCTACCGGCTTCCCGATCGCGAAAGTGGCCGCCAAGCTCGCCGTGGGCTACACGCTCGACGAGATCACCAACGACATCACCAAAAGCACTCCCGCCAGCTTCGAACCTTCCATCGATTACACCGTCGTGAAGGTGCCACGCTGGGACTTCGAGAAGTTCAAGAATGTCGATGCCCGCCTCGGTGTGCAGATGAAGTCGGTCGGCGAGGTGATGGCCTTCGGACGCAACTTTCGCGAGGCACTGCAAAAGTCGCTGCGTGGGCTGGAGATCGGTCGCGCGGGCCTCGGCTGCGACGGCAAGGACATCATGAATGTCATCGACATGACCCAGCAGCAGCGCAAGTTTGCCAAAGAGGATCTGCTCGAAAAGATCAAGATTCCCAAGGCCGACCGGATGTTTTATCTCCGCTACGCTTTCCAGGCGGGCGCGACCGTCGAGGAGGTGCAGCAGTCCACCGGCATCGATCCGTGGTTCCTCGATAACATCCGCCAGATCGTCGCCTTCGAGGACGAGCTTCGTCAGATGGCAGCCGAAAGCGAGGCATGA
- a CDS encoding fibrobacter succinogenes major paralogous domain-containing protein: MVWYEKGDSLKTASLPEQFISEGSMIHQSAHSFFRKSPLFLFAVLLLFTSGCTKQDDAAQGITIGRQIWMAENLATDRYRNGDKIRHARSVEEWNEAISKQEGAWCDYGNDPDGGRLYNWFAVADSRGLAPAGWRVPTDEEWRELEAATDGQGFATGFTGSRNCLGLFFGKGTAAFFWTATPSGEFDAWNREISEGSRKLQRVSVAKGLGLSVRCVKDREK; the protein is encoded by the coding sequence ATGGTATGGTATGAAAAAGGCGACAGTTTAAAAACAGCCAGTCTCCCTGAACAGTTCATCTCCGAAGGCTCGATGATCCACCAATCCGCTCACTCTTTTTTTCGCAAAAGCCCGCTTTTTCTCTTCGCCGTGCTCCTTTTATTCACTTCCGGCTGCACGAAGCAGGACGATGCCGCCCAAGGCATCACCATTGGCAGGCAGATCTGGATGGCCGAAAACCTCGCCACTGACCGCTACCGCAACGGCGACAAGATACGCCACGCGCGGAGTGTCGAGGAGTGGAACGAGGCGATCTCGAAGCAGGAGGGGGCGTGGTGCGATTACGGCAACGATCCTGATGGCGGTCGCCTTTACAACTGGTTCGCCGTCGCCGATTCCCGTGGCCTCGCGCCCGCCGGATGGCGTGTGCCCACCGACGAGGAGTGGCGCGAACTCGAAGCTGCCACCGATGGCCAAGGCTTCGCTACCGGGTTCACAGGAAGCCGCAACTGCCTTGGCCTCTTTTTCGGCAAAGGTACCGCCGCCTTTTTCTGGACGGCAACGCCATCAGGTGAGTTCGATGCCTGGAACCGCGAGATCAGCGAAGGCAGTCGCAAACTGCAACGAGTCAGCGTCGCCAAAGGGCTGGGCTTGTCGGTGCGGTGCGTGAAGGATCGTGAAAAATGA
- a CDS encoding Mov34/MPN/PAD-1 family protein: MKLPRRKFEIIQEHAVRDLPYECCGLLVGRKVVDHRGNIDNIVLEVAPCRNALYYGKENGFEIAYNEFIDVEREARSMGLDVVGSYHSHINSTAVPSRNDIDFASTGHSMLIISLYGGVPREVTAWLRRDSGGFHQEQIKVMA, from the coding sequence ATGAAATTACCTCGTCGCAAGTTTGAGATCATCCAGGAGCACGCCGTCAGGGATCTTCCCTACGAGTGTTGCGGCCTGCTCGTGGGCCGGAAGGTTGTCGATCATCGCGGAAATATTGACAATATCGTGCTCGAAGTCGCCCCGTGCCGCAACGCGCTCTATTACGGCAAGGAGAATGGCTTTGAAATCGCCTACAACGAATTCATCGATGTGGAGCGTGAGGCTCGAAGCATGGGCCTCGATGTCGTCGGCTCGTACCACTCGCACATCAACTCGACCGCCGTGCCATCGAGAAACGACATCGATTTCGCCAGCACAGGCCACTCGATGCTGATCATCTCCCTTTACGGCGGCGTGCCACGGGAGGTCACCGCCTGGCTCCGCCGCGACTCCGGTGGCTTCCACCAGGAGCAGATCAAGGTGATGGCGTGA
- a CDS encoding methyltransferase family protein, with amino-acid sequence MAKKSGKSKHFGQRGEHLVVIQMALVALYFFIPIWPDLQNGDIYRQLALLRWCVLIVGVAIGATLGIGGSLNIRRYLTPLPYPVEDNHLVDTGVYALVRHPLYSSQLFAAAGWAVFSLSLSHLLVTALALAFFNYKASIEEAWLTERHPEYRDYAAKVGKFAPGLGKLKK; translated from the coding sequence ATGGCAAAGAAATCCGGTAAATCGAAGCATTTTGGACAACGAGGCGAACATCTGGTCGTCATCCAGATGGCGCTCGTAGCACTCTATTTTTTCATTCCAATCTGGCCCGATCTCCAAAACGGCGATATCTACCGGCAACTCGCTCTGCTGCGCTGGTGCGTTCTCATTGTCGGAGTGGCTATCGGCGCGACACTCGGCATCGGCGGTTCACTGAATATCCGCCGCTATCTGACCCCCTTGCCCTACCCGGTCGAAGACAACCACCTGGTCGATACTGGCGTCTACGCGCTGGTGCGCCACCCGCTTTACAGCTCCCAGCTCTTCGCAGCCGCCGGATGGGCCGTGTTCTCGCTGAGCCTCTCGCACCTTTTGGTGACAGCGCTGGCGCTCGCATTTTTCAACTATAAAGCCTCGATAGAGGAGGCCTGGCTCACCGAGCGCCACCCCGAGTACCGCGACTATGCCGCGAAAGTTGGCAAGTTCGCGCCAGGGCTGGGAAAGCTGAAAAAGTAA
- the rpe gene encoding ribulose-phosphate 3-epimerase, which translates to MPGKTTLLAPSALSADFTNLKASIELAENAGADWMHCDVMDGVFVPNITFGPFIIQAIKKCTSMVIDTHLMITDPDRYIEDFVKAGSDQVTVHLEACPHLHRTIQFIKSLGAKAGVSINPATPVSLLEPVLADLDLVLLMSVNPGFGGQKFIPGAIKKITQLDAMRKELNPELVIAVDGGVTEENCAEVIAAGADALIAGTAFFKAADPVKAAKKLKGLE; encoded by the coding sequence ATGCCCGGAAAAACCACGCTTCTGGCTCCATCCGCTCTATCGGCAGATTTCACGAACCTGAAAGCCTCTATCGAGCTAGCTGAAAACGCTGGCGCGGACTGGATGCACTGCGATGTGATGGATGGCGTTTTCGTGCCCAACATCACCTTCGGCCCCTTCATCATTCAGGCGATCAAGAAATGCACCTCGATGGTGATCGATACCCACCTGATGATCACCGATCCCGACCGCTACATCGAGGATTTCGTCAAGGCCGGTTCCGACCAGGTGACCGTGCACCTCGAAGCCTGCCCGCACCTGCACCGCACGATCCAGTTCATCAAGAGCCTCGGCGCGAAAGCGGGCGTCTCGATCAACCCCGCCACGCCGGTGTCGCTGCTCGAACCGGTGCTTGCCGATCTCGATCTGGTCCTGTTGATGTCGGTCAACCCCGGTTTCGGCGGCCAGAAGTTCATCCCTGGCGCGATCAAAAAGATCACGCAGCTCGACGCCATGCGCAAAGAGCTGAATCCTGAACTGGTGATCGCCGTCGATGGCGGCGTGACCGAAGAGAATTGCGCCGAGGTGATTGCCGCCGGAGCCGACGCCCTCATCGCCGGCACGGCGTTCTTCAAAGCCGCCGACCCGGTGAAGGCCGCGAAAAAGCTGAAAGGGCTGGAGTGA
- a CDS encoding hydrolase, with the protein MITPKETLLLVIDIQEKLAPAVFHSDRGIKNTGKLIRACKLLGVPVVHTEQYPKGLGRTVDELGVLIGDEPPFEKLSFSCCGNNEFMKRLRALGRNDILVVGMETHVCVYQTCVELLEFGYNVHLVTDGVSSRSEENRALGIRCIERAGAALTSTEMAIFELLRIAEGDTFKAISKIVKED; encoded by the coding sequence ATGATCACTCCGAAAGAAACTCTTCTGCTCGTCATCGATATTCAGGAGAAACTCGCTCCTGCCGTTTTTCATTCGGATCGTGGCATAAAAAATACCGGCAAGCTGATCCGGGCGTGCAAGCTTCTTGGCGTGCCGGTCGTTCATACCGAGCAGTATCCGAAAGGGCTTGGCCGCACGGTCGATGAACTGGGCGTGCTGATCGGAGACGAGCCGCCGTTCGAGAAACTCTCGTTCAGTTGCTGCGGCAACAACGAGTTCATGAAGCGCCTGCGTGCGCTGGGCCGCAATGACATCCTCGTGGTTGGCATGGAGACCCACGTCTGCGTTTACCAGACTTGCGTCGAGCTGCTCGAATTTGGCTACAACGTGCATCTGGTGACCGACGGCGTTTCGTCGAGAAGCGAGGAGAACCGCGCACTCGGCATCCGCTGCATCGAACGCGCCGGAGCCGCGCTCACCAGCACCGAGATGGCCATTTTCGAACTCCTGCGCATCGCGGAAGGCGACACCTTCAAGGCAATATCGAAAATCGTCAAGGAGGATTGA
- the trpC gene encoding indole-3-glycerol phosphate synthase TrpC, giving the protein MTYLTRILETKSGEVAELKKQEPERRYREMRGELPAPRDFRSAIASRDGGINLIAEVKKASPSRGVLVEDFRPLDIAARYAELGASAFSVLTDRHYFQGSPDYLKAITQQFSIPVLRKEFIIDESQIYETRLMGADAALLIVAALAPSQLRDYLQLFAELGLHALVEVHDRRELDIAIEQGSTIVGVNNRDLRDFTVDLMTSVNLRRDYPEGVLAVAESGLKRRDDVLLMQQAGFDAALIGEGLLTSEELREFAWG; this is encoded by the coding sequence ATGACCTATCTCACCCGGATTCTTGAAACCAAGTCGGGAGAGGTCGCCGAACTGAAAAAGCAGGAGCCGGAGCGCCGCTATCGCGAGATGCGCGGCGAACTTCCGGCTCCGCGCGATTTCCGCTCGGCCATCGCGAGTCGTGACGGCGGCATCAACCTGATCGCCGAGGTCAAGAAAGCCTCGCCCTCGCGCGGGGTGCTGGTCGAGGATTTTCGCCCGCTCGATATCGCCGCCCGCTACGCCGAACTCGGCGCGTCGGCCTTCTCCGTGCTCACCGACCGCCACTACTTTCAGGGATCGCCCGACTACCTGAAGGCGATTACGCAGCAGTTCTCCATTCCCGTGCTCCGCAAGGAGTTCATCATTGACGAGAGCCAGATTTACGAAACCCGCCTCATGGGCGCGGACGCGGCGCTCCTGATCGTGGCGGCGCTCGCGCCGTCGCAGTTGCGGGACTATCTCCAGCTCTTCGCGGAACTTGGCCTGCACGCGCTCGTCGAGGTGCACGACCGTCGCGAACTCGATATCGCCATCGAGCAAGGCTCCACGATTGTCGGCGTCAACAACCGCGACCTGCGCGACTTCACCGTCGATCTCATGACCTCGGTCAACCTCAGGCGCGACTATCCCGAAGGCGTGCTCGCCGTCGCCGAAAGCGGTCTGAAACGCCGCGACGATGTGCTGCTCATGCAGCAGGCAGGCTTCGACGCCGCGCTCATCGGCGAGGGGCTGCTCACCAGCGAAGAGCTGAGGGAGTTTGCCTGGGGGTAG
- the elbB gene encoding isoprenoid biosynthesis glyoxalase ElbB, with protein MKKIGVILSGCGVYDGTEIHEAVLTLLSLDKAQAEAVCFAPDIAQRHVVNHQTGEVSENETRNVLVESARIARGSIRNLRDIDTMILDGLIIPGGYGAAKNLSDYAVAGAKCEVLPEVADAVTRFRKSGKPIGFLCIAPVIAAKLFGSEGIEVTIGSDQQTAADITAMGAKHVAAPVEEIVVSPGAKIVTTPAYMLGPGISDIAKGIDKLVAKVLELA; from the coding sequence ATGAAAAAGATTGGAGTCATTCTTTCGGGATGCGGCGTGTACGATGGAACGGAAATCCATGAAGCGGTGCTCACGCTTCTGTCGCTCGACAAAGCCCAGGCCGAAGCGGTCTGCTTCGCTCCCGACATTGCGCAGCGCCACGTTGTCAACCATCAGACGGGCGAGGTGTCGGAAAACGAAACCCGCAACGTGCTGGTCGAATCGGCCCGCATCGCGCGTGGTTCGATCCGGAACCTGCGGGACATCGACACGATGATCCTCGACGGCCTCATCATTCCCGGCGGTTACGGCGCGGCCAAGAACCTGAGCGATTACGCCGTCGCCGGAGCGAAATGCGAAGTGCTTCCCGAGGTCGCCGATGCGGTGACGCGTTTCCGTAAAAGCGGAAAACCGATCGGCTTTCTCTGCATCGCGCCGGTCATCGCGGCAAAGCTGTTTGGCTCTGAGGGCATCGAAGTGACCATTGGCAGCGACCAGCAGACGGCGGCGGACATCACAGCGATGGGGGCGAAGCATGTCGCCGCTCCGGTCGAAGAGATCGTCGTCAGCCCCGGCGCGAAGATCGTCACCACCCCGGCCTACATGCTCGGCCCCGGCATCAGCGACATCGCCAAAGGCATCGACAAACTGGTCGCCAAAGTACTCGAACTGGCGTAA
- a CDS encoding ABC transporter permease — protein MESLATVFILQVLRISVPYLFASVGSVFSERGGVINLALEGLILAGAFGAMLGQHLTGSAWAGVAVALVLGVIVSLLHAFVTVTLRADQIVSGIAINILVMGATRFSLGLFFGSAMNSARIAGMEVSMPLFDPLLIIAVCSVAIAQFALFRTPYGLRLRAAGESAEAVETAGLSVRRLRYSGVLISGAMAALGGAFLVFQQHSFTDNMSAGRGYIALAAMIIGKWSPAGAALASLLFAATEAMSIWFPSGWLPSQLVQSLPYVITLLVLAGFVGKSAPPKEVGVPYEPK, from the coding sequence ATGGAGAGTTTAGCGACTGTTTTCATTTTGCAGGTGCTGAGGATTTCAGTGCCCTATCTGTTCGCCTCCGTGGGGTCGGTTTTTTCGGAACGGGGGGGTGTGATCAATCTCGCGCTCGAAGGGCTGATTCTCGCGGGGGCGTTCGGCGCGATGCTCGGCCAGCACCTGACCGGCTCGGCCTGGGCGGGGGTGGCAGTCGCGCTCGTGCTTGGCGTGATCGTTTCGCTGCTGCACGCCTTCGTGACCGTGACGCTCCGGGCCGACCAGATCGTCAGCGGCATTGCCATCAACATTCTCGTCATGGGCGCGACCCGCTTCTCGCTTGGCCTCTTCTTCGGCAGCGCGATGAACTCGGCGCGTATCGCCGGAATGGAGGTTTCGATGCCGCTCTTCGATCCGCTGCTCATCATCGCCGTATGTTCCGTCGCCATTGCCCAGTTCGCGCTGTTTCGTACGCCTTACGGCCTGCGGCTCCGCGCTGCGGGCGAGAGCGCCGAGGCGGTCGAGACGGCGGGCCTCAGCGTGCGTCGCCTGCGATACTCCGGCGTGCTCATCTCCGGCGCGATGGCCGCGCTCGGCGGCGCGTTCCTCGTCTTCCAGCAGCACAGCTTTACGGACAACATGTCCGCCGGGCGCGGCTACATCGCGCTGGCCGCGATGATCATCGGCAAGTGGTCGCCCGCCGGAGCGGCGCTGGCAAGCCTGCTTTTCGCCGCGACCGAAGCGATGTCGATCTGGTTCCCGTCGGGCTGGCTGCCCTCGCAGCTCGTGCAGTCGCTGCCGTATGTGATTACGCTCTTGGTGCTTGCCGGTTTCGTCGGCAAGTCAGCGCCGCCAAAAGAGGTTGGCGTACCCTACGAGCCAAAGTAG
- a CDS encoding DUF374 domain-containing protein, whose amino-acid sequence MAFVKDILLKSATRLLPHVLKLLFATLKIEIDGEKLPDDPRGVMFAFWHGKMIVGWLLARRLFPRREISAVVSLSGDGQILSDALDRLGFRLIRGSSSRGKEVVRRNIGVALSSGGVVAVTPDGPRGPHHRFKYGTLRLAALHHAPVVFAKIRYGNTRSLKSWDRFEIPMPFSRVQVTLRVVQVPDFPSEDAFRAWADELSTTFADDAR is encoded by the coding sequence ATGGCTTTCGTGAAAGACATCCTCCTGAAGAGCGCCACCCGCCTGCTCCCCCACGTTCTGAAGCTGCTCTTCGCGACGCTGAAGATCGAGATTGACGGAGAGAAGCTGCCGGATGACCCGCGCGGCGTGATGTTCGCCTTCTGGCACGGCAAGATGATCGTCGGCTGGCTGCTGGCGCGGCGACTTTTCCCCCGACGAGAGATCTCCGCCGTCGTCAGTCTCTCCGGCGACGGGCAGATTCTTTCGGACGCGCTCGACCGCCTCGGCTTCCGGCTGATTCGCGGATCGAGTTCGCGGGGCAAGGAGGTTGTCCGGCGCAACATCGGCGTCGCCCTGAGCAGCGGCGGCGTGGTGGCCGTGACGCCCGACGGCCCACGCGGCCCGCACCACCGCTTCAAGTACGGCACGCTCCGGCTCGCCGCGCTGCACCACGCGCCGGTGGTGTTCGCGAAGATTCGTTACGGGAACACGCGAAGCCTCAAAAGCTGGGACAGGTTTGAAATCCCGATGCCCTTCAGCCGTGTGCAGGTCACGCTTCGCGTCGTGCAGGTGCCGGACTTCCCGTCCGAAGATGCGTTCCGCGCCTGGGCCGATGAACTCTCGACAACATTCGCTGACGATGCCCGGTAG